Proteins encoded by one window of Elaeis guineensis isolate ETL-2024a chromosome 12, EG11, whole genome shotgun sequence:
- the LOC105055560 gene encoding ABC transporter B family member 1: protein MSLASEDSSEIIKRGRVVEEWNRPEMQAFHLHSPKDDSLLIQVVEKGGGLPTDDAGVKDSPLPPPPPPRINNSVTTPSLEMEANGKPEGVSPAPSTAGAPAGGGGEDEKPAPPAPAVGFGELFRFADGLDCILMAIGTAGAVVHGCSLPVFLRFFADLVNSFGSNSDDPNTMVREVVKYAFYFLVVGAAIWTSSWAEISCWMWTGERQTTKMRIKYLEAALNQDICYFDTQVRISDVVYAINADAVIVQDAISEKLGNFIHYMATFVSGFVVGFTAVWQLALVTLAVAPLIAVIGGIHTATLAKLSSKSQDALSQASNIAEQALAQIRTVQSFVGESRVLQAYSSALKVAQRIGYRTGFAKGIGLGATYFTVFCCYALLLWYGGHLVRHHHTNGGLAIATMFSVMIGGLALGQSAPSMAAFAKARVAAAKIYRTIDHKPSIDRNNESMTELNAVTGHVELKNVDFAYPSRPDVPVLRNFSLSAPAGKTLALVGSSGSGKSTVVSLIERFYDPTSGQVLLDGHDIKTLKLRWLRQQIGLVSQEPTLFATTIKENLLLGREDASQVEIEEAARVANAHSFIIKLPDGYDSQVGERGLQLSGGQKQRIAIARAMLKNPAILLLDEATSALDSESEKLVQEALDRFMIGRTTLVIAHRLSTIRKADVVAVLQQGSVSEMGTHDELMAKGDNGLYAKLIRMQEQAHEAAIANARKSSARPSSARNSVSSPIITRNSSYGRSPYSRRLSDFSTSDFSFSIDPNHRMEKLAFRDQASSFWRLAKMNSPEWTYALIGTIGSMVCGSISALFAYVLSAVLSVYYAQDHGYMRREIGKYCYLLIGVSSAALLFNTLQHLFWDVVGENLTKRVREKMLSSVLRNEIAWFDQEENASARIAARLSLDAHNVRSAIGDRISVIVQNSALMLVACTAGFVLQWRLAFVLIAVFPVVVAATVLQKMFMKGFSGDLERAHAQATQIAGEAVANVRTVAAFNSEAKITQLFASNLQSPLRRCFWKGQIAGSGFGVAQFLLYASYALGLWYAAWLVKHGISDFSKTIRVFMVLMVSANGAAETLTLAPDFIKGGRAMRSVFEVLDRKTEVEPDDPDAAPVPALDRLRGDVELKHVDFAYPTRPDLSVFRDLTLRARAGRTLALVGPSGCGKSSVISLILRFYEPNSGRVLIDGKDIRKYNLKSLRRAMALVPQEPCLFAATIFDNIAYGRESATEAEVVEAATQANAHKFVAALPDGYRTWVGEWGVQLSGGQRQRIAIARALLKKAQVLLLDEATSALDAEAERSVQEALDRAGAAAGRTTIVVAHRLATVRNAHTIAVIDEGKVVEQGSHSHLLNHHPDGCYARMLQLQRLTHGPAMGAPGPSNGGRQGDD, encoded by the exons ATGTCTCTGGCTTCGGAGGACTCCTCTGAGATAATAAAGCGGGGGCGCGTGGTGGAGGAGTGGAACCGCCCAGAGATGCAAGCCTTCCACCTCCACTCCCCTAAAGACGATTCCCTCCTCATCCAAGTCGTCGAAAAAGGAGGAGGTCTTCCCACCGACGACGCCGGAGTTAAAGATTCAccgcttcctcctcctcctcctcctagaATTAACAATTCTGTCACCACACCTAGTTTAGAAATGGAGGCTAATGGCAAGCCGGAAGGAGTGTCGCCGGCGCCGTCGACCGCTGGAGCGCCGGCGGGCGGGGGTGGGGAGGACGAGAAGCCTGCACCGCCGGCCCCCGCCGTGGGATTCGGCGAGCTCTTCCGCTTCGCCGATGGCCTCGATTGCATTTTGATGGCTATCGGGACTGCAGGGGCGGTTGTTCATGGCTGCTCCCTTCCTGTCTTTCTTCGCTTCTTTGCGGATCTTGTCAACTCCTTCGGCTCCAACTCCGACGACCCCAACACCATGGTCCGCGAAGTCGTTAAG TATGCTTTCTACTTCTTGGTCGTCGGAGCGGCAATCTGGACGTCTTCTTGGGCTG AGATATCTTGCTGGATGTGGACCGGAGAGCGGCAGACGACCAAGATGAGGATCAAGTATCTGGAGGCGGCGCTGAACCAAGACATCTGCTACTTCGATACCCAAGTCCGCATCTCCGATGTCGTCTACGCCATCAACGCCGACGCGGTCATCGTCCAGGACGCCATCAGCGAGAAG TTGGGAAATTTTATCCATTACATGGCAACCTTTGTCTCCGGCTTCGTGGTGGGGTTCACCGCCGTTTGGCAGCTGGCCCTCGTCACGCTCGCTGTCGCCCCCCTCATCGCCGTCATCGGAGGCATTCACACTGCCACATTGGCCAAGCTCTCCTCCAAGAGCCAAGATGCCCTGTCCCAAGCCAGCAACATAGCGGAGCAG GCGTTGGCTCAAATTAGGACGGTGCAGTCCTTCGTGGGTGAGTCCAGAGTTCTCCAGGCCTACTCATCGGCATTGAAGGTGGCTCAGAGGATCGGTTACCGGACTGGTTTCGCTAAGGGTATTGGATTGGGAGCCACCTACTTCACCGTTTTCTGCTGCTACGCTCTCCTCCTGTGGTACGGCGGACACCTTGTCCGCCATCACCACACCAATGGCGGCCTTGCCATCGCCACCATGTTCTCCGTCATGATTGGAGGATT AGCTCTCGGGCAATCGGCTCCGAGCATGGCCGCATTTGCCAAGGCTAGAGTGGCAGCGGCAAAGATATATCGGACCATTGATCACAAGCCAAGCATCGACCGAAACAACGAGTCGATGACCGAGCTGAACGCGGTCACAGGGCATGTGGAGTTGAAGAATGTGGACTTCGCCTATCCTTCGAGGCCGGACGTCCCGGTACTTCGCAATTTCTCGTTGAGTGCTCCGGCAGGGAAGACCCTTGCATTGGTAGGGAGCAGTGGCTCTGGCAAGAGCACCGTGGTCTCCCTCATTGAGAGATTCTACGATCCCACTTCAG GACAAGTATTGCTTGATGGGCATGACATAAAGACCCTGAAGCTAAGGTGGTTAAGACAACAGATAGGGCTGGTGAGCCAGGAGCCTACTCTCTTTGCAACGACCATCAAAGAGAATCTGCTTTTGGGCCGGGAAGATGCTAGCCAGGTAGAGATAGAAGAGGCTGCCAGGGTTGCCAATGCCCATTCCTTCATCATAAAGCTGCCGGATGGCTATGATTCCCAG GTAGGGGAGAGGGGGCTGCAGCTCTCCGGCGGCCAGAAGCAGAGGATCGCCATTGCGAGAGCCATGCTGAAGAACCCGGCAATCCTCCTCCTGGACGAGGCCACGAGTGCGCTCGACTCCGAGTCGGAGAAGCTCGTCCAGGAGGCGCTCGACCGGTTCATGATCGGCCGCACCACACTCGTCATCGCCCACCGTCTCTCGACCATCCGCAAGGCCGATGTCGTCGCAGTCCTCCAGCAGGGGAGTGTCTCCGAGATGGGCACCCATGATGAGCTTATGGCCAAAGGCGACAATGGACTCTATGCAAAGCTGATTCGCATGCAGGAGCAGGCCCATGAGGCTGCCATCGCCAATGCCAGGAAGAGTAGTGCAAG GCCTTCCAGTGCTCGGAACTCGGTGAGCTCCCCAATCATTACGAGGAACTCATCATATGGCCGATCACCATATTCCCGCCGTCTCTCCGACTTCTCCACGTCCGACTTCAGCTTCTCAATTGACCCCAATCACAGGATGGAGAAGCTCGCATTCCGTGACCAGGCCAGCTCCTTCTGGCGCCTCGCGAAAATGAACTCGCCTGAATGGACCTATGCCCTCATTGGTACCATTGGGTCGATGGTGTGCGGTTCCATCAGTGCCTTATTTGCCTACGTACTGAGTGCTGTTCTTAGTGTGTATTATGCCCAGGATCACGGGTACATGAGACGGGAGATTGGCAAGTACTGCTACCTGCTGATCGGAGTTTCCTCTGCCGCGCTACTCTTCAACACCCTGCAGCATCTCTTCTGGGATGTCGTCGGGGAGAATTTAACGAAGCGAGTCCGAGAGAAGATGCTCTCCTCTGTCCTTCGAAATGAGATTGCATGGTTCGACCAGGAGGAGAACGCAAGTGCCAGGATTGCTGCAAGACTCTCATTGGATGCTCACAATGTGAGGTCTGCAATCGGAGACCGGATATCAGTTATCGTGCAGAATTCGGCACTCATGCTTGTCGCCTGCACTGCGGGGTTTGTCCTCCAGTGGCGGCTCGCCTTCGTCCTCATTGCGGTGTTCCCTGTCGTCGTTGCCGCCACTGTTTTGCAG AAAATGTTCATGAAGGGCTTCTCCGGCGACCTGGAGAGGGCGCATGCCCAGGCGACACAGATTGCCGGGGAGGCCGTGGCGAACGTCCGGACCGTGGCAGCATTCAACTCGGAGGCCAAGATCACCCAGCTTTTCGCCTCTAACCTCCAGAGCCCCCTCCGCCGCTGCTTCTGGAAGGGCCAGATCGCCGGAAGCGGCTTCGGCGTAGCCCAGTTCCTCCTCTACGCCTCCTACGCCCTCGGCCTATGGTATGCCGCCTGGCTCGTGAAGCACGGCATCTCCGACTTCTCGAAGACCATCCGCGTCTTCATGGTCCTCATGGTCTCCGCCAACGGCGCCGCCGAGACCCTCACCCTCGCCCCCGACTTCATCAAAGGCGGCCGCGCCATGCGGTCCGTCTTCGAGGTGCTCGACCGCAAGACCGAGGTCGAGCCCGACGATCCCGATGCCGCCCCTGTCCCCGCCCTGGACCGCCTCCGCGGCGACGTCGAGCTAAAGCACGTCGACTTCGCCTACCCGACCCGCCCGGACCTGTCGGTTTTCCGCGACCTCACTCTTCGCGCCCGCGCCGGCAGGACGCTCGCCCTCGTCGGCCCCAGCGGCTGCGGCAAGAGCTCGGTCATCTCCTTAATTCTGCGCTTCTACGAGCCGAATTCAGGCAGGGTGCTGATAGATGGGAAGGACATCAGGAAATATAATCTCAAGTCGCTGAGGCGGGCAATGGCGTTGGTGCCGCAGGAGCCATGCTTGTTCGCGGCCACCATTTTCGACAACATCGCATACGGGCGGGAGTCGGCGACGGAGGCAGAGGTGGTGGAGGCGGCGACGCAGGCGAACGCGCACAAATTCGTAGCCGCATTGCCGGATGGATACCGGACATGGGTCGGGGAGTGGGGGGTGCAGCTCTCCGGCGGGCAGCGGCAACGGATAGCGATTGCTCGAGCTCTGCTGAAGAAGGCGCAGGTGCTGCTGCTGGACGAGGCGACGAGCGCATTGGACGCGGAGGCGGAGAGAAGCGTGCAGGAGGCGCTGGACAGGGCGGGAGCGGCGGCGGGGCGGACGACCATCGTGGTGGCACACCGCCTGGCGACGGTGCGGAATGCGCACACGATCGCGGTGATCGACGAAGGGAAGGTGGTGGAGCAGGGGTCGCATTCCCACCTGCTCAACCACCACCCGGACGGCTGCTATGCGAGGATGCTTCAGCTCCAGCGCCTCACGCACGGTCCCGCCATGGGGGCCCCGGGACCATCCAACGGTGGGAGGCAAGGAGATGATTGA